The Salvelinus alpinus chromosome 35, SLU_Salpinus.1, whole genome shotgun sequence genome window below encodes:
- the LOC139564320 gene encoding sclerostin domain-containing protein 1-like produces MHLSACKSCHLVILFCILVRSCQAFNNDATEILYSHVGTPVQDAPSNVSLNRARNGGRGAGNTAGNDRVDQRSQVGCRELRSTKYISDGQCTSINPIKELVCAGECLPAQMLPNWIGGGYGRKFWSRRNSQDWRCVNDKTRTQRIQLQCQDGSTRTYKITVVTSCKCKRYSRQHNESSHMKFEEPALSRPQLLHKHKAKAKRRLGKIKLNENWHEAEP; encoded by the exons ATGCACTTGAGCGCATGCAAGTCGTGCCACCTTGTAATCTTGTTTTGTATTCTTGTGAGGAGTTGCCAGGCGTTCAATAATGATGCTACCGAGATCCTATACTCGCACGTGGGTACTCCTGTGCAGGATGCCCCGAGCAATGTCTCTTTAAATCGGGCAAGAAACGGTGGGAGAGGCGCGGGAAATACTGCTGGGAACGATAGAGTTG ACCAGAGAAGCCAAGTTGGCTGTAGAGAGCTGAGGTCCACCAAGTACATCTCTGATGGCCAATGCACAAGCATCAACCCCATAAAGGAGCTAGTATGTGCTGGCGAGTGCCTCCCCGCTCAGATGCTTCCCAACTGGATCGGCGGCGGCTACGGCAGAAAGTTCTGGAGCCGGAGGAACAGTCAGGACTGGCGCTGCGTCAACGACAAGACGCGCACCCAACGCATCCAGCTGCAGTGCCAGGATGGCAGTACAAGAACGTACAAAATCACCGTGGTCACCTCGTGCAAGTGTAAGAGGTACTCCCGGCAACACAACGAGTCGAGCCATATGAAGTTTGAGGAGCCTGCCTTGTCTCGGCCCCAGCTTCTCCACAAACACAAAGCCAAAGCCAAAAGGAGGCTAGGGAAGATTAAGCTAAATGAGAATTGGCATGAAGCAGAGCCCTAA